From the Pseudodesulfovibrio indicus genome, the window GATGAAACTGATGACCAGCATGACCACCACGGCTTGCAGGATTCGTTTGACGGTGAATGCAAACATGTTGACTCGTTGACGTTTATGTTAGCCGGCCACGGGATTGTGTGCCGGTGTCAGGCTCGGGGCGAGACTCCGCCCGTTTCGGACCGCAACTTGTATAAAGGGGAACCCAGGCCAGGCCGGGGTTCCCCTTTAGTGTTATTTCAGTGTGAATGCAAGCCGCGCGGGCGCTACTTGATCACCAAGTCGCCGAAGTACGGGAAGTTCATGACGTTCACGATGGCTTCGGTGTTCATGTTGGACTTGGAGGCCCAGGACAGGTTCTGCCAGTGCAGCGGGATGTAGCCGGCTTCGTCGTACTGGATCTGCTCGACTTCCTGCAGATCGGCGGCGCGCTTGGCCGGGTCGGTCTCGGTCTGGGCGGCCAGGGTCAGTTCGTCGACCTTGGCGTTGCAGTAGTTGCCGGAGTTGTACTGGCCGTAGCCGGTCTCGGCATTGCGGCACATGGACAGGAACTCGTAGAAGTTGCCGGAGTCCTCGGTGTCGGAGTGCCAGCCGATCATCTGGATGTCGGCGGCCATGGCGTCGAACTGATCCCAGTACTGCGCCTTGGGCATGGTCTTCAGGGAGATCTTGATGCCGATCTTGGACATCATGGAGACAAAGGCCTCGGAGATCTTCTCGTCGTTCACGTAGCGGTTGTTGGGGGCGATCATGGTCGCCTCGAAACCGTCGGGGTAGCCGGACTCGGCCATCAGCGCCTTGGCCTTTTCGAGGTCATAGCGCGGGGTCAGGGTTTCCTTGTGGCCGGCGTAGCCCTTGGGGGACATCTGGCCGGCGGCGGTGGCGAAACCGTTCATGATCTTCTCGACCACGCCCTGGTTGTCGTAGGCGTAGGCCATGGCCAGGCGGACCTTGGCGTCGGCGAAGGCCGGGTTACGCTTCTGGTTCAGCTGGAAGGTGATGATGCGGGAGCCGGACATGGTCACGAGAGACAGGCCCTCGGTGGACTTGATGCGGTCCAGATCCTGCGGAGGAACGGGCATCACGAAGTCCACGTCGCCGGACATCAGCGCGGCGGTGCGGGTGGCGTCGTTCTTGATCGGGGAGAGGACGATCTCCTCGACGTTGCCGGTGTCCTTGTTCCAGTAGTCGGCGAAGCGGGTGAAGACGGTCTTCACGCCCTGCTCGCGGCTGGTGACCACGAAGGGACCGGTGCCGGACTCGTTCTCGTTGGCGAAGGAGTAGTCGGTCTTGATGATCAGGTCCTTCTCCTTACCCTTGTCGTCGGTGCCGGTGTAGAACTTCTTGTCCATGGGGAACACGTAGGTGGCCATGTTGAGCACCAGGCCGTAAGGCTTCTTGGTGACCAGGTCCACGGTGTTGGCGTCCACGACCACGGCGCCGACGAACGGCTCGAAGAGGCCCTTGAAGTCGTCGGACTTCTTCAGGCGGTCCAGGGTGAAGGCCACGTCTTCGGCGGTGAAGTCGTTGCCGGAATGGAACTTGACGCCCTTGCGCAGATGGAAGCGCATGGTCAGGTCGTCGATGCGCTCCCAGCTTTCGGCCAGGCGCGGCACGAAATTCATGTCCTTGTCATAGCGGACAAGGGGATCGAAAACCATGTGGGCGTACTGGAGCATGCCGCCGGAAAGCTGGACGTGGGGGTCCAGGGAGACCGGGTCGGCGTCCATGGCGAGCTTGAGGGTGACTTTGGAAGGGGCAGCGGGTTCGGCTTTCTCGGCTGCCTCTTTCTTCTCCTCGCCACCGCAACCGACCAGCAGAAGGGCGGCTACGAGCAGAGTGAGAGCGAGCAGGGAGAGTTTGCCGGCGGCTTTGAACGTCGACATTTTCATAATGGTTCCTCCATGGATTTAACAAGTTGCGCCAAACACAGGCGCGTTCCATACCTCTCATGCACCCGGTGGGGTGCGGCGTCCGACAAAATCACTCCCCTCGGGGGTTGCGTCAATCCCCGGCGGAGGCTTAGATTCATCGGACGAAAGCGAAACATTCATACACTCTTCGCCCGGTTTTAACAATAGAGTAATGCGATTGGTGAAGAGGTGCGGAGGACGAATCTTGTTCAGAAAAGTCGGCATTTTTGCCATTTGCGCGGTTTTTGTTCTGGCACTGAGTGGGTGTGCCGGTTCTTCTTCTGTTGACGGCGGTCTGGAGCCTGTTGAAACGCTTGTTTTGGACAACGAATACGCGTCAGCCCTGAACGTCGAGGAGAACGAAGTTTTCGCGTTGGACGTGATCCGCCCGTTGGCCAAGGGATACCGCATTTCGGGCGCGTTCTTCGACCCGTCCATCCTGCGCATGGAGCGCTACCTGGAATATGACGACGACGGCGAGGCCAGGGCGCGCTACCTGTTCACCGGCCTGACGGGCGGCGCGTGCGACGTGCTCGTGCGCATGGTCCCCGCGGGCGGGGGCGAGATGGTGGTCTACCGCCAGGTGACCGTGTCCGTGGGGCCGCCCAAGGGGTGGTTCGACTAGGCCCCGGTGCCGTCTCCGGCCTCGAATGCCTGGCCGGTCTTGGTCAGGGAGAAATCGAGCAGCCCGGCGTCGCCCATGACCTCGGTACACAGGGCCAGCGGGCTCATGTACTGCTCCCGCCAGTCCAGGGTCAGGGCGATCCCTTCTCCGGTCTCGGCCATGGCCTTGACCATGGGCCGGATGTCCACCTGCTTGGGCTTGCCCTTCTTGGTGGTCTTCTCGATCAAATGTTCGCTCGAAGCCATGAATTCGCGCCATTGCTCCGCGCGGCGCTCATGGTCGCCGGCGAAGCGCAGCTCGAAGGTTTCCTCCACGGATTGGGACTGCTTGCGGCCCATGGACAGCGGCTCGGCCTTGTACGGGGCCAACCCCTTGGGCATGCTGCGTCCCAGCCGCTCGACGACCTCGGCGGGGCGGAAGTATTCGCGCAGGAAGACGTTGATCCACTCGCACCGGCTCTCCACGCCCACGGGCAGGGCCTTGCCGAAGGAGAGCCTCGGCATGGGGTGGAACCCGGCGGAGAAGGTCATGGGCAGCCCGGCCCTGCGGAAGGCGCGCTCGAACACGGCCTGCAACTCCAGCTGGCTGAGGAAGGCGGCCGGGCCGGTCTTCTCGAACCAGATGCGGTAGTGGACCGCCTTGCCGGTCAGGTCCGGGGTCTCCACGGAGTAGGGGGGCTGTTCGGCCTCCTGGTCGCGCTGCGGAAAGACCAGCCTGGGTCGGAGGTCCTTGTCCCCGGCCTGTCCGGCCAGGGTGGAGACCTTGCCGTCGAACTGACACACGCCGCAGTTGCGGCACGCCCCGTAGCGGCAGTCCTCGGTGATCTTGCCCGTCAGTGCGCGCTCGCGCTCCTTGAGCAGGAACCGCTTGGTCAGGCCGCTGGACAGATGGTCCCACGGCAGCGGCCCGTCCGGGTCGCGCGGGCCGATGTACTCGTCCCAGTTCAGCCCGGCCTCCTCCATGGCCTCGCGGTATGGCGCAAGCCGCAGGTGGTCCTTCCAGCTGGAGAAGAGCGCGCCTTTGCGGTAGGCGAGCTCCACCACCTCGGCCAACCGGCGGTCGCCGCGCGAGAACACGCCTTCGAGGGAGGTCATTTCCGGCTCGTGGTACTTGATGGAAATGCGCTTGTGCGGGCGGAAGATGTCGCGCAGGTAGGCGATGCGCCGGTAGATCTCGTCCAGGGGAATCTGCGGCTCCCACTGGAACGGGGTGTGCGGCTTGGGCACGAAGGGCGAGACCGCCGCCGTGACCTGGAGCCGCTTGATGTGCCGCCCGGCCGCGTCGCGCACCTTGAGACAGAGGTCCAGGATGGCGTCCAGGTCCTCGTCGGTCTCGGTGGGCAACCCGATCATGAAATAGAGCTTCACCCCCTGCCAGCCGTTTTCGAAGAGCAGCCGGACGTGGTCCAGCAGCCCGGCCTCGTCCACGCCCTTGTTGATCACGTCGCGCATGCGCTGGCTGCCCGCTTCCGGGGCCAGGGTCGCGCCCGTGCGGCGGATGGACGAGATGCGCTCCATGATTGGGGAGGACAGGGAGCCGACCCGCAGGGAGGGCAGAGAGATGGCGATCTGTTCCGAGGCGCACTTGTCGAAGCTGCGGGTGAACAGGGTGTCCAGGCCGGAGAAGTCGCCGGTGGACAGGGAGAGCATGGAGGTCTCCTCGTAGCCGGTCTCGGCCAGCCCGTCGGTCAGGATGGCGTGCAGCCCGTCCAGCGACCGCTCGCGCACCGGTCGGTAGATCATGCCCGCCTGGCAGAACCGGCAGCCTCGGGTGCAGCCGCGCGCGATCTCCATGGTCAGCCGGTCGTGGATTGCGCCGAAGGGGATGACCTGCCCCTTGGGGAAGGCGGCCCGGTCGAGGTCGTCCACCACCGCCTTCTCCACGGACTCGTAGCCCGCGAGCAGCGGCTTCAGCGGCTTGCCCGGTCCCTGGTCCTCGAAGAAGGACGGGACGTACAGGCCGGGGATATCGGTCAGGGACCGGAGCAGTTCGGCGCGGGACAGCCCGTCGGCCTTGGCCCGCTCCACCGCGCCGAGCAGCGCGGGCATGGCCTCCTCGCCGTCGCCGAGGACCATGGCGTCGAAGAACGGGGCCACGGGCTCGGCGTTGAAGGCCGCGCCGCCGCCCGCCACGATCAGCGGGTGGGACTCGTCCCGGTCCGCGCTTCGCAGGGGCAGTCCGGCCAGGTCGAGCATGTAGAGAATATTGGTGTAGCAGAGCTCGTGGGTCAGGCTGAACCCGATGACGTCC encodes:
- a CDS encoding ABC transporter substrate-binding protein; this encodes MKMSTFKAAGKLSLLALTLLVAALLLVGCGGEEKKEAAEKAEPAAPSKVTLKLAMDADPVSLDPHVQLSGGMLQYAHMVFDPLVRYDKDMNFVPRLAESWERIDDLTMRFHLRKGVKFHSGNDFTAEDVAFTLDRLKKSDDFKGLFEPFVGAVVVDANTVDLVTKKPYGLVLNMATYVFPMDKKFYTGTDDKGKEKDLIIKTDYSFANENESGTGPFVVTSREQGVKTVFTRFADYWNKDTGNVEEIVLSPIKNDATRTAALMSGDVDFVMPVPPQDLDRIKSTEGLSLVTMSGSRIITFQLNQKRNPAFADAKVRLAMAYAYDNQGVVEKIMNGFATAAGQMSPKGYAGHKETLTPRYDLEKAKALMAESGYPDGFEATMIAPNNRYVNDEKISEAFVSMMSKIGIKISLKTMPKAQYWDQFDAMAADIQMIGWHSDTEDSGNFYEFLSMCRNAETGYGQYNSGNYCNAKVDELTLAAQTETDPAKRAADLQEVEQIQYDEAGYIPLHWQNLSWASKSNMNTEAIVNVMNFPYFGDLVIK
- a CDS encoding TIGR03960 family B12-binding radical SAM protein, yielding MKELLPILPRPSRYIGSEWGAVFKDPKTVTVRCALAFPDMYEVGMSYLGQKILSECLNAHPQFWAERVFTPDEEAAAILREHAVPLATLESDTPLAEMDVIGFSLTHELCYTNILYMLDLAGLPLRSADRDESHPLIVAGGGAAFNAEPVAPFFDAMVLGDGEEAMPALLGAVERAKADGLSRAELLRSLTDIPGLYVPSFFEDQGPGKPLKPLLAGYESVEKAVVDDLDRAAFPKGQVIPFGAIHDRLTMEIARGCTRGCRFCQAGMIYRPVRERSLDGLHAILTDGLAETGYEETSMLSLSTGDFSGLDTLFTRSFDKCASEQIAISLPSLRVGSLSSPIMERISSIRRTGATLAPEAGSQRMRDVINKGVDEAGLLDHVRLLFENGWQGVKLYFMIGLPTETDEDLDAILDLCLKVRDAAGRHIKRLQVTAAVSPFVPKPHTPFQWEPQIPLDEIYRRIAYLRDIFRPHKRISIKYHEPEMTSLEGVFSRGDRRLAEVVELAYRKGALFSSWKDHLRLAPYREAMEEAGLNWDEYIGPRDPDGPLPWDHLSSGLTKRFLLKERERALTGKITEDCRYGACRNCGVCQFDGKVSTLAGQAGDKDLRPRLVFPQRDQEAEQPPYSVETPDLTGKAVHYRIWFEKTGPAAFLSQLELQAVFERAFRRAGLPMTFSAGFHPMPRLSFGKALPVGVESRCEWINVFLREYFRPAEVVERLGRSMPKGLAPYKAEPLSMGRKQSQSVEETFELRFAGDHERRAEQWREFMASSEHLIEKTTKKGKPKQVDIRPMVKAMAETGEGIALTLDWREQYMSPLALCTEVMGDAGLLDFSLTKTGQAFEAGDGTGA